The Misgurnus anguillicaudatus chromosome 12, ASM2758022v2, whole genome shotgun sequence region gtcacagccctactgttcagggagtgtcttgcgtgtattttgtgaacgttagcgtctcttttatcataaacggtatcaacgcgtgtgcagcaggcacttattttgacaaaacaaattTGAGGTCACATtgacaaagccccgcccacttacagtTCATAAACAGACCGTTTTGCTCCCACCAtaggggtattttgagctgaaacttcacagacacattctgggcacacctgagacctatattacatcttgtaaaaaggccATAATAGTTGCCCTTTAAGTTACAACCTAAcagggttcgtccctttttgacccaacgggTTGAAAATAGCCATAATAaccaaataaacattttttgtagTAAGCTAAAATACAGTATGAACTAGATAAGACCCATACATTGGTACACTACACTGTCAAAATATGCACCCTTACTgttactggggcagtacccattaaaaagttcttaatatgtaccattaggtacagaaatgtaTTTGGTACTGAATTTACCTTTGGTACATTTACCTTTGAGAtattaatatgaattatttaggtgcaaagctgtacttaaTTGTGACCAGATACTAccaatttttaattaaataaaacatttaacttACCAACAGTGTTTATTGGCTTTCTGTAGGGCATTAGGCCAAAGCTGTACTGGAAAACTCCACGTGCGTGAAAAAGCGGCAGCGAAACACCCATGATTCTTTGCAGGCGCTCTTGAATATACCGCAACCAGGTTCCACGAGGGTTCTCCACCTGATCAAATACCTCATTCTCTCCAAATGAATATACAGGAACCAAACTGGCCCTGAAAtcaaaaatatagtttttaaacaaaatctaACAATTTGAAATCCTTAGAATGGCAGGTATACTGTAACACATCATTCTATATACAGTATCTTCATCGGTATGACTTTAaaattctgttttaataaatcatacactttaaattttctttaaagatTTACACAGTCTGATCACAGCTGGTAATTTCTTTTTGTATGAAATACAGTAACTATGAAAATTTCTCAGTTGCACTCAGTTGGGGTCACAGAGTATTTCATCAAATTAGCGCTGTTTCATTGCAGCTGTAGATTGCACAAGTCTGTATTTCAGAAATAGTCCATTGTGGCACAACCGACATGATTACAATATTAGTCTTCGATAACCTTTTATACCATTAAGTAATCAGCTTCGACTTACCCGTGCTCTATTGCAAACTTAACAAAGCCCTTTTTGTTGGCTAGGTGAACGATGTAGACACCAGGGCGGGCATCCAAAGCCTCGGGAGCACCGCCAACTGCAATGACCACAGCGTTCCCAACCCCCTTGCTTTGGAGCAGGTAGCTGGCACTCTCCTTATCCGATGGAACGAGACCTGGCATACACAGTTGGGGCACAGGCAATGTCAAAATAACCATAAGTATTTTCAAGATTGGTAACttaggttttatttattaacattagCCAACATAAACTAACATTGAAGAGCTCATATGaaaaaaccctctaagtgcgtctgacatgtttttttttgtaaatgagaATTTTTTATGGTGTTGGCCAATTTCTGAATGGCGTaaggccgggattaagcagatttgaagcaaaagcattatctcatttttgacggaggtgctGTTTAAAGCTTCTCAATTCTTCTAcggcatttattaatcttaattTATGTCAAatttaacatttactaataatttttttagatcAAAAGTTGCAACTCTTAACATAAGTTAATGCACAGTGTTAACAAGAACAATTGTTTGAAATGAAACATATAACGACAATAAAACATGTgcattaacattactatacaggGGGATTATCAGTATTTTATATCAGTATAGGTCATTGTGCgttaaacataaaacaaataCTTGATGAAATGTATTTTGAAATGGTTAGTAACTTAGTTCTCATTTATCTGCTTTTTAGCATGAATTACTGATAAGGTTTATAACCATATGCCTATAGGGTTTGTCTTGTCGCATGTGGAAAACGTATGGATTTGTACAGTAAGTGAAGCTTCTGACCTGCACTCATAATGTAATCCCTGAAGAATGGAGCTCTGAACCAGAGAGGAAGCATCAGGAGATTTCTCTTTAGTCCGGGGAAAAGTTTACTGAAACCCGTGGCCTCTGTGCAGAAATTTGTAAAAGCACCAGCCACAAGAATACCATGAGGATGAAAACCCAGCACATAGTTTTGTCTGGGGTCCAAATCAGCGGTCTTCACCAGCTAATAAagacaaagaaagaaaaaaaatactttaacagAGAGGTGAAACATTATCAGTCAAAACAGTCACGGTccccaaaaaataataatatattataaaagattataaaacggttagttccaatccttgattctgattggtcaataggtgtgctttattcatgatAAAACACTGTTATGACCGCTTCACCTAACGGTTCTGTTGATCACTGggccttagcaacacccttagcaaccacatgtatcatttgttgtttttatttgagctttcatgcatattacacattggAACACATTTTTTCATGGTCAGGGTCTATTTTTTCTAGtggaaggaatgctttttattgatttaacttcatgaaagttgcactcatttttttttactttaatattgtgtggtaaccgttttataaaagcaactCCGCTTCGCGTTGTGCCTAACAACgtccttcagccgttacttattcacgatacagcacagcttctcgtaccttattgcttacatatttAACCATTTCCGCTGTTTCATCAAAAAGTTtaacaatacaatacattatgGGGTAAACTATTATTGAATTTAGTAAGAGAAAGCAATATGGCAGTAAGATTGGGAAAGGGCCACAAGACTCAAAATCGGGTTGCCTGAAGTGCCATTGTGCTATAaacaatttaacaattacaaatatctgatcctggaccacaaaactgtCAAATGGGTCAATTTtatgaaattgagatttatatcTGAAAGGTGAATTAATCAGATTTCTGTTAAGGTAtgatttgttaggataggacaaaaTGTGGCCATgaaacaactatttgaaaatctggaatctaatCTTATGTATTTTGGTTGAATTTTGTCTGGCAAAATGGTGTATATGTCTAAAGCGCTGTCCACGCTCTGACAACTGTTCAcggaaaaaaatgattcatttaattttactCCGGTTTTTTTAGGTAAGTGGTTtcaatcaatttaattaaactacatttaaacaaaaaaatataggaatacaacacaaagcaaaaaacttttgtttaaatgtagcttaaataaattgattgcaaccacttaccccAAAAAATTGAGTacattcaatgaatcattttttttcagtgttcctTTAATCcataaaaaatgcatatttttgtacTTTGATTTGTGATAAGTTCAGCATTCTCAAAATACAGGGCAGAGGTCACTGATTGTTAAAAGTCATTGATCATGTATAGTTCACATGCAATGCAGTTGTATATAGTGTTTTGATCAATCATGCCCTTTAACACCAATCTAGGACCAGATAACACTCATGAACACTTCAAGTCAACAACACACAACCGTTTGACTCCAATCAAAATCATGTAAGACTATTTCGCGTATACGGTAGAAGTCAAGACATTCTAGGAATCAGATTTATCTTCAAGAATAAACAAACAGGTGCACCCTAATGATAAAAGAATGACAGACATGTAGTGTTAAACATAGTTTTATAGATCTTTATGTTTGAGTTTTTCCTTGACCAAagtattttgtgatttactCAACATGTCCCCGATTCCAAGTAGGTTAATTATTAAGTAAATACTTCAGCACTTAACTGTTTACTAACACTATGGTTATGTTTTTCTCAATGCTAACCATTTGACCTGAatcttttctattttttatacagtatatacctTTTTCTATACATTTTGATCTTTTTCAAGAGTGTAAACAATCTTTGATTCAGTATAATAGTTCGATAATACACAAATAATTCACATTTTGTTATTTCACTCATTATTACTGATgtcatcaaagtttgattcacAAAACTAAAATCACCTATAATGAATCAACACAGTATTTCAACATTAACATGCATAACAGCTAAAAATCCATGTGATAAAGCAAGAGTCTGCCTACTGGAAGATGTCTAATCTCTGCTTTTAGGCCAAGGGGATTTTTAAGGATATAAGGGAATTTTGCACCACTG contains the following coding sequences:
- the mogat2 gene encoding 2-acylglycerol O-acyltransferase 2, with the protein product MKIDFAPSNLPIVRRLQTAVVLLWVFSFLALAPLCVVLFLCLLFTRFWLISVLYAIWWYVDWDTPSRGGRKVQVLCKMRMWEHMRDYFPIKLVKTADLDPRQNYVLGFHPHGILVAGAFTNFCTEATGFSKLFPGLKRNLLMLPLWFRAPFFRDYIMSAGLVPSDKESASYLLQSKGVGNAVVIAVGGAPEALDARPGVYIVHLANKKGFVKFAIEHGASLVPVYSFGENEVFDQVENPRGTWLRYIQERLQRIMGVSLPLFHARGVFQYSFGLMPYRKPINTVVGRPIKVEKKEKPSAEDLDNVHQLYMDELAQLFEEHKRNYGVPEDSHLVFQ